The following coding sequences are from one Collimonas arenae window:
- a CDS encoding MFS transporter: MANDQIALWTGMLGFVWVFKPLWSPFLEAARSKKSIVLLFQFLGGASLGLVALALHLPNYFAVSIALLGLVAIASATHDIAADGLYIASLSATQQATFAGWQGGFYNVARFFSLGGLVVLAGYFEKHMAVAQAWSLIFGLLGVSMVLLAAYHFWALPIGRNQARAEGGMRGVWNTLRDVIIDFFKKPGIWLAIAFIILFRAGEGQITTIGPLFLRAARSEGGLGLATAEVGAVYGTLATVAFIGGSLLGGYFTAWRGLRRSMFFLILAMNLPNLAYFFLSTAMPTNLGVVAAALSLEMFGYGFGFVGLILFIMQEVAVGKYQMAHYALGTGIMQLGYVLFKIVSGEIQAALGYQHFFLWVLVSAIPVLVLSRIVPIGRHEKKSDSTPHSAAIQL; encoded by the coding sequence ATGGCCAACGACCAGATCGCGCTGTGGACCGGTATGCTTGGTTTCGTGTGGGTCTTCAAGCCCCTCTGGAGTCCGTTCCTGGAAGCGGCGCGCAGCAAGAAATCGATTGTGCTGCTGTTCCAGTTCCTGGGCGGCGCCAGCCTTGGGTTGGTAGCGCTGGCGCTGCACCTGCCGAATTATTTCGCCGTCAGTATCGCCTTGCTTGGCTTGGTGGCGATTGCTTCAGCGACCCACGATATCGCAGCCGATGGCCTCTACATCGCCAGTCTGAGCGCGACACAGCAAGCCACCTTCGCCGGCTGGCAGGGTGGTTTCTACAACGTTGCGCGGTTTTTCTCGCTGGGTGGCCTGGTGGTGCTGGCCGGTTATTTCGAGAAGCACATGGCGGTGGCGCAGGCGTGGAGCCTGATCTTCGGCCTGCTTGGCGTCAGCATGGTGTTGCTGGCGGCCTACCATTTCTGGGCATTGCCGATCGGTCGCAACCAGGCGCGCGCCGAAGGCGGCATGCGCGGCGTGTGGAATACATTGCGCGACGTGATCATTGATTTTTTCAAGAAGCCGGGCATCTGGCTGGCGATTGCTTTCATCATCCTGTTCCGCGCTGGCGAAGGACAAATCACTACCATCGGCCCGTTGTTCCTGCGCGCGGCGCGTTCCGAGGGCGGCCTCGGCCTGGCCACGGCGGAAGTTGGTGCAGTCTACGGCACGCTGGCCACGGTGGCGTTCATCGGCGGCAGTTTGCTGGGCGGTTACTTCACCGCCTGGCGCGGCCTGCGGCGCAGTATGTTCTTCCTGATCCTGGCCATGAACCTGCCGAACCTGGCCTACTTCTTCCTCAGCACCGCGATGCCAACCAACCTGGGCGTGGTGGCTGCGGCGCTGAGCCTGGAAATGTTCGGCTATGGCTTCGGTTTCGTCGGACTGATCCTGTTCATCATGCAGGAAGTCGCAGTCGGGAAATATCAGATGGCGCACTATGCGCTAGGCACCGGCATCATGCAGCTAGGCTACGTGCTGTTCAAGATCGTCAGCGGCGAGATCCAGGCTGCACTCGGCTACCAGCATTTCTTCCTGTGGGTGTTGGTGTCGGCGATCCCGGTGCTGGTGCTGTCGCGGATCGTGCCGATAGGCCGGCATGAAAAAAAATCCGATAGCACGCCGCACTCCGCCGCGATCCAGTTATAG
- a CDS encoding glycoside hydrolase family 16 protein — protein MVEAFYTSSPLQHDFDPQYSELDWEYLPNGGWGNPNSRLYSVSWQTVQMEPWHAFNQTHEEQRALGGWHILLMQVKDGSIRYFLDGVQVDRHGGRNYPALPMSINFSLWFSPSGVLPDTTAERRYEQDVDWVLHVRDRVLSPAQVDAAVSDYRKNGVHQVDTVAPTTPPLPSNCDF, from the coding sequence GTGGTCGAAGCATTCTACACCTCCAGTCCACTGCAGCATGATTTCGATCCGCAATACAGCGAGCTCGACTGGGAATATCTGCCAAATGGCGGCTGGGGAAATCCGAACAGCCGTTTGTACAGCGTCTCGTGGCAGACGGTGCAGATGGAGCCCTGGCACGCCTTCAACCAGACTCACGAAGAACAGCGCGCACTGGGCGGCTGGCACATCCTGCTGATGCAGGTGAAGGACGGCAGCATCCGTTATTTTTTGGATGGCGTGCAAGTCGACCGGCATGGCGGTCGCAATTACCCGGCGCTGCCGATGTCGATCAATTTCAGTTTATGGTTTTCGCCAAGCGGCGTGTTGCCGGACACGACGGCGGAACGGCGATATGAACAGGACGTTGACTGGGTATTGCATGTCAGGGACCGGGTGCTGTCGCCGGCGCAAGTTGATGCCGCCGTTAGCGACTACCGCAAGAATGGCGTGCACCAGGTTGATACCGTAGCGCCAACGACGCCGCCATTACCCTCCAATTGTGATTTCTAG
- a CDS encoding glycoside hydrolase family 18 protein, translating into MKIFRLSILVAAMLPLYGMAASPSQGTVTQENATDAATKAAYKVVAYYLPSERRYSAADIDPAKLTHLNYAFAVIKNGEVAIDLAPGTKQGVTDFVVLRGLKSRNPRLKTLISVGGWAGSKEFADVALTPQSREKFAASALRFIRQHGFDGVDIDWEFPVAGGDAGNVMRPEDKQNYTLLLQALRDKLDSGTKRDGHRYLLTAAIGNNQGFFQNTEMAKVAAILDWANIMTYDFSGPWSKFAGHVAPLYNDPAIARPDANDKFNVSSTVEMALQAGIPAKKMVLGMPFYGYSWKQCGAARHGQHQDCDGKGRGSVEEGELDFADIDGKLVNQNGFTRYWNDSAKVPYLFNPQTGEFVSYDDVQSLDYKIAYLKKMGLAGAMFWQLSADRNGILLDKVAQELLPR; encoded by the coding sequence ATGAAAATTTTCAGACTATCGATATTGGTAGCGGCCATGCTGCCTTTATATGGCATGGCAGCCTCGCCGTCGCAGGGCACAGTGACGCAGGAAAACGCGACAGATGCCGCCACCAAAGCGGCTTACAAGGTGGTTGCGTACTACTTGCCATCGGAACGCCGCTACTCGGCAGCCGACATCGACCCGGCCAAGCTGACGCATCTCAACTACGCATTTGCCGTGATCAAAAATGGCGAGGTGGCTATCGATCTGGCTCCTGGAACGAAACAAGGCGTGACGGACTTTGTTGTTCTGCGCGGATTGAAGAGCCGCAATCCGCGCTTGAAGACCTTGATCTCGGTCGGCGGCTGGGCTGGTTCGAAGGAATTTGCGGATGTCGCCTTGACGCCGCAATCGCGCGAGAAATTTGCCGCCAGCGCGCTGCGCTTCATCCGCCAACACGGCTTTGACGGCGTCGATATCGATTGGGAATTCCCTGTCGCCGGCGGCGATGCCGGCAACGTCATGCGCCCTGAAGATAAACAGAACTACACGTTATTGCTGCAGGCGCTGCGCGACAAGCTCGATAGCGGCACCAAGCGCGATGGCCATCGTTATTTGTTGACGGCCGCCATCGGCAACAACCAGGGATTTTTCCAGAATACCGAAATGGCCAAGGTCGCCGCGATCCTCGATTGGGCCAACATCATGACCTACGATTTCAGTGGGCCATGGAGCAAGTTTGCCGGCCATGTCGCGCCGTTGTATAACGACCCGGCAATCGCTCGTCCGGACGCCAATGACAAATTCAATGTCAGCAGCACCGTCGAGATGGCTTTACAGGCCGGCATTCCTGCCAAGAAAATGGTGCTCGGCATGCCGTTCTACGGCTACAGCTGGAAGCAGTGCGGCGCCGCCCGGCATGGTCAGCATCAGGACTGTGATGGCAAAGGACGCGGCAGCGTGGAGGAGGGCGAACTCGATTTTGCCGATATCGACGGTAAGCTGGTCAATCAGAACGGTTTCACCCGTTACTGGAACGACAGCGCCAAGGTGCCTTATCTGTTCAATCCGCAGACCGGTGAGTTTGTCAGTTACGACGACGTGCAGTCACTCGATTACAAGATCGCCTACCTGAAGAAAATGGGATTGGCGGGCGCGATGTTCTGGCAGCTGTCGGCGGATCGCAATGGGATTTTGCTGGATAAGGTAGCGCAGGAATTGTTGCCACGCTAG
- a CDS encoding carbohydrate-binding protein, which produces MNSKIAKGLLITFSCGAMTACGGGDASGSGSAADASAKQAVSKAAAVACYAAWDASVAYTGGATVSYNGVNYVANWWTQGNNPSTNNGGSGSGQPWTIVANCGTPTPTPTPTPTPTPTPTPTPTPTPTPTPTPTPTPTPTPAGFVFSPYKDGNINLNWNTYVMSTAVTGSAQPVLSALPAKLTTLTWAFATGACGSETWGGVSGSQFAAANVQPFVNAGKKYIVSTGGAAGSFTCTTDAAFQNFIKTYYSANMIGVDFDIEAGQTQDDINNLVQRVVAAQKVYPNLRFSFTLATLGGNVSPSLGYYGVEVMQAIKTYGLTKYYINLMAMDYGSPAGGNCMTNSSGACDMGASAVQSAVDLHTQYGVPYSQIEVTPMIGGNDSANETFSIADVATLTSFAKQNGLAGIHFWSFDRDNDCAPGSASPTCNTYGTAGTLGFTNAFISKLGL; this is translated from the coding sequence GTGAATTCAAAAATTGCCAAGGGACTTCTCATCACCTTTTCATGCGGCGCCATGACTGCATGCGGTGGCGGTGATGCATCAGGTTCGGGTTCCGCAGCTGACGCCAGCGCCAAGCAGGCAGTATCCAAGGCCGCAGCGGTTGCCTGCTACGCCGCCTGGGACGCCTCGGTCGCCTATACAGGCGGCGCTACCGTCAGCTACAACGGCGTCAACTACGTGGCCAACTGGTGGACCCAAGGGAATAACCCATCTACTAACAACGGCGGCAGTGGTAGCGGCCAGCCGTGGACCATTGTGGCCAACTGCGGTACACCGACTCCAACACCCACTCCGACGCCTACGCCTACGCCTACGCCAACTCCTACCCCGACACCTACCCCAACACCAACGCCTACTCCAACACCAACGCCAACGCCTACCCCAGCCGGATTCGTCTTCAGTCCATACAAGGACGGCAATATCAATCTGAACTGGAATACCTACGTCATGAGCACGGCTGTAACCGGCAGCGCGCAGCCAGTATTGAGTGCCCTGCCAGCCAAACTCACGACCCTGACCTGGGCCTTTGCCACCGGCGCCTGCGGCAGTGAAACCTGGGGCGGCGTATCGGGCTCGCAATTCGCCGCCGCCAACGTACAGCCGTTCGTCAACGCCGGCAAGAAATACATCGTCTCCACCGGCGGCGCCGCAGGTTCCTTCACCTGCACTACCGATGCCGCCTTCCAGAACTTCATCAAGACCTATTATTCGGCGAACATGATCGGCGTCGATTTCGATATCGAAGCCGGTCAGACCCAGGACGATATCAACAACCTGGTGCAACGCGTGGTCGCAGCGCAAAAGGTCTACCCGAACCTGCGCTTCAGCTTCACTCTGGCGACACTGGGCGGCAATGTATCGCCTAGCCTGGGTTACTACGGTGTTGAAGTCATGCAGGCGATCAAGACTTACGGCTTGACCAAGTACTACATCAACCTGATGGCGATGGACTATGGCAGCCCGGCCGGCGGCAATTGCATGACCAACAGCAGCGGCGCTTGCGACATGGGTGCATCGGCAGTGCAATCCGCGGTCGACCTGCACACCCAATATGGCGTGCCGTACAGCCAGATTGAAGTCACTCCAATGATCGGTGGCAACGATTCGGCCAACGAAACTTTCTCGATCGCCGACGTCGCGACGCTGACCAGCTTCGCCAAGCAGAACGGCCTGGCAGGTATCCACTTCTGGTCGTTCGATCGCGACAATGACTGCGCACCGGGATCGGCGTCGCCGACCTGCAATACTTACGGTACGGCAGGCACATTGGGCTTTACCAATGCCTTCATTTCCAAGTTGGGACTGTAA
- a CDS encoding M16 family metallopeptidase yields MAGAQSIDQQIASINATSLADVSAFHHDFYGASQGELAIVGDFDVAAVTKVIQDEFGTWQSAAPYARVIRHNFDVAPMQKVINSPDKENGFYVARLNLDMRDDDADYPAMMVANYLFGGGGLKSRLVDRVRQKEGLSYGIGSSLDISAISRAARFSIQAISAPQNLNKVDQAVKEELARVIKDGFSADELARAKSGILQENQSSRSQDSALSAGWARLLDLDRTFAWSKQIEDKISALTLNQVNEAFRKRIDPSQLSVVIVRDEAKAKANAVATTKP; encoded by the coding sequence TTGGCTGGCGCGCAGAGCATAGACCAGCAGATCGCCAGCATCAATGCGACCTCGCTGGCTGACGTCAGCGCTTTCCATCATGATTTCTACGGCGCCTCGCAGGGCGAGCTGGCAATCGTCGGTGATTTCGATGTTGCCGCCGTCACCAAGGTGATCCAGGATGAATTCGGTACATGGCAAAGCGCCGCGCCCTACGCGCGCGTGATCCGCCATAACTTCGATGTCGCGCCGATGCAGAAGGTGATCAATTCACCAGATAAGGAAAACGGCTTTTACGTGGCACGCCTGAACCTCGACATGCGCGACGACGACGCCGATTATCCGGCCATGATGGTTGCCAACTACCTGTTCGGCGGAGGCGGCTTGAAATCGCGTCTGGTTGATCGGGTTCGACAGAAGGAAGGCCTGTCGTACGGCATCGGTTCGTCGCTCGACATCAGCGCCATCAGCCGCGCCGCCCGCTTCTCGATACAAGCCATCTCCGCACCGCAAAACCTGAACAAGGTCGACCAAGCGGTCAAGGAAGAACTGGCCCGGGTAATCAAGGACGGTTTCAGCGCCGATGAACTGGCCCGTGCCAAATCCGGTATCCTGCAGGAAAACCAGAGTTCCCGCTCGCAAGACAGCGCCCTCAGCGCCGGCTGGGCCAGACTGCTGGACCTGGACCGCACATTCGCCTGGAGCAAGCAAATCGAAGACAAGATCAGCGCCCTCACGCTGAACCAGGTCAACGAAGCCTTCCGCAAACGCATCGATCCAAGCCAACTAAGCGTAGTCATCGTGCGTGATGAAGCCAAGGCAAAAGCAAATGCAGTAGCAACGACCAAGCCGTAA
- a CDS encoding pitrilysin family protein has product MHLFRRQWSNRLLSCLLAATCSIGFTSFTEAATTLPAGVTQGPSAEGITEYQFANGFKVLLFPDSSKPTVTVNMTYLVGSRFENYGETGMAHLLEHLMFKGTPSHPSIPKDFSQRGMSFNGTTNMDRTNYFEIFQAGDDNLKWAIDMEADRMLHSFIARKDLDSEMTVVRNEYEQGENSPFGVLIKRLQGVAYDWHNYGKPTIGNRSDIENVKIENLQAFYKTYYQPDNAVLLIAGKFDPAKTLAWVNQAFGKMPKPARKMRDFWTVEPTQDGERSITVRRQGDVQIVAVAYKIPSELHPDSDAISYAGTILADTPNGRLHKSLVETGKATAVFNYEMTGYAPGLEIIAAVVKKGEPIEPVRQALIDGVEQFAKPRLPGRNGKGAPGQRQRFRKAAERSPESRRCHVQHHRTGRLAPAVPGP; this is encoded by the coding sequence ATGCATTTATTCCGTCGTCAATGGTCTAATCGGCTGCTGTCCTGCCTGCTGGCAGCTACCTGCAGCATCGGCTTCACCAGTTTTACGGAAGCCGCCACCACGCTCCCCGCCGGCGTCACCCAAGGTCCATCCGCTGAAGGCATTACTGAATATCAGTTCGCCAACGGCTTCAAGGTATTGCTGTTTCCGGATTCGTCGAAACCCACAGTGACGGTCAACATGACCTATCTGGTCGGTTCACGTTTCGAGAACTACGGCGAAACCGGTATGGCGCATCTGCTGGAACACTTGATGTTCAAGGGTACGCCGAGCCATCCGTCGATTCCGAAGGACTTCAGCCAGCGCGGCATGTCGTTCAACGGCACCACCAACATGGATCGCACCAACTACTTCGAAATCTTCCAGGCCGGCGACGACAACCTGAAATGGGCGATCGACATGGAAGCCGACCGCATGCTGCATTCGTTCATCGCCAGGAAAGATCTGGATAGTGAAATGACAGTGGTCCGCAACGAATACGAACAGGGCGAGAACTCGCCATTCGGCGTACTGATCAAGCGCCTGCAAGGCGTCGCCTATGATTGGCACAACTACGGCAAGCCGACCATCGGCAACCGCAGCGATATCGAGAACGTCAAGATCGAGAACCTGCAAGCCTTCTATAAAACCTATTACCAGCCGGACAATGCCGTGCTGCTGATCGCCGGCAAGTTCGATCCGGCCAAGACCCTGGCCTGGGTCAACCAGGCGTTCGGCAAGATGCCGAAGCCGGCCCGCAAGATGCGCGACTTCTGGACTGTCGAACCGACCCAGGACGGCGAGCGCAGCATCACCGTGCGGCGCCAGGGCGACGTGCAGATTGTTGCGGTGGCCTACAAGATCCCGAGCGAGTTGCATCCCGACAGCGACGCGATATCCTACGCCGGCACCATCCTGGCAGATACGCCTAACGGCCGCCTGCATAAGTCTCTGGTTGAAACCGGCAAGGCCACAGCGGTGTTCAATTATGAAATGACGGGTTATGCGCCTGGTTTGGAAATCATCGCCGCCGTGGTCAAGAAAGGCGAACCGATTGAACCTGTGCGGCAAGCGCTGATCGACGGCGTCGAGCAATTTGCCAAACCCCGCCTACCCGGAAGAAATGGAAAGGGTGCGCCTGGCCAACGCCAACGGTTTCGAAAAGCTGCTGAACGATCACCAGAAAGTCGGCGTTGCCATGTCCAGCACCATCGCACTGGGCGACTGGCGCCTGCTGTTCCTGGGCCGTGA
- a CDS encoding oxidative damage protection protein, protein MARIIHCIKLDKEAEGLDFPPYPGELGKRIYESVSKEAWAAWLKHQTMLVNENRLNLADVRARKYLAVQMEKHFFGDGADAATGYVPPTE, encoded by the coding sequence ATGGCACGCATCATTCACTGCATCAAACTCGACAAAGAAGCGGAAGGTCTCGATTTCCCGCCTTACCCAGGCGAGTTGGGCAAGCGCATCTATGAAAGCGTCTCCAAGGAAGCCTGGGCCGCCTGGCTCAAGCACCAGACCATGCTGGTCAACGAAAACCGCCTGAACCTGGCCGACGTGCGCGCGCGCAAATACCTGGCGGTGCAAATGGAAAAGCATTTCTTCGGCGATGGCGCCGATGCCGCCACCGGTTATGTTCCGCCGACCGAATAA
- the argA gene encoding amino-acid N-acetyltransferase: MENPNEFVEWLRSVAPYIHAFRGKTFVVAFPGELVTAGALPVLAQDLSLLHALGIKVVIVHGSRPQVEEQLALRNVEARFHNGLRITDTAALECAKEAAGELRLDIEAAFSQGLPNTPMAHAAIRIISGNFVTARPLGVIDGADLQLTGVVRKIDYDTIHPILNAGGLVLLSPLGFSPTGEAFNLTMEDVAVAAAISLRAEKLIFISETPLMKDAGDTEIRELSSHQAQAVLDSGCLPADSAFYLQHAIKACNAGVPRAHVVPFATDGSVLLELFTHDGVGTMISYENLESLREATIEDVGGILKLIEPLEADGTLVKRGRELIEREIHYFSVIEHDGVIFGCAALYPFPAEKMAEMACLTVNPEVQAQGDGERILKHMESRARAAGFTKLFVLTTRTSHWFLRRGFVHATVDDLPKDRQHMYNWQRKSLVLIKTL; the protein is encoded by the coding sequence ATGGAAAATCCCAATGAATTCGTAGAATGGCTGCGCTCGGTCGCACCGTATATCCATGCCTTCCGGGGCAAGACCTTTGTGGTCGCCTTTCCGGGCGAACTGGTCACCGCCGGCGCGCTGCCGGTGCTGGCGCAGGACTTGTCGCTGCTGCATGCACTCGGCATCAAGGTCGTGATTGTGCACGGCTCACGACCGCAGGTAGAAGAGCAGCTGGCGCTGCGTAACGTCGAAGCGCGCTTCCACAATGGCTTGCGCATTACCGATACTGCGGCGCTTGAGTGCGCCAAGGAAGCCGCCGGTGAGTTGCGCCTGGATATCGAGGCGGCATTCAGCCAGGGCTTGCCGAATACGCCGATGGCGCATGCGGCGATTCGTATCATTTCTGGCAACTTTGTCACCGCTCGTCCCCTGGGCGTGATTGATGGCGCCGATCTGCAACTGACCGGTGTGGTGCGCAAGATCGACTACGACACCATCCACCCGATTCTGAACGCTGGCGGTCTGGTGCTACTGTCGCCGCTGGGCTTCTCGCCAACCGGCGAGGCCTTCAATCTGACCATGGAAGACGTGGCGGTGGCGGCGGCGATTTCGCTGCGCGCCGAAAAACTGATCTTCATCAGCGAAACACCGTTGATGAAAGATGCCGGCGATACCGAAATTCGCGAACTGTCGTCGCACCAGGCGCAAGCCGTGCTGGACAGCGGCTGCCTGCCGGCCGATTCGGCCTTCTACCTGCAGCACGCGATCAAAGCCTGTAACGCCGGTGTGCCGCGCGCCCACGTGGTGCCGTTCGCCACCGATGGCTCGGTGCTGCTGGAATTGTTCACCCACGATGGCGTGGGCACCATGATTTCGTACGAAAACCTGGAAAGCCTGCGCGAAGCGACGATTGAAGACGTCGGCGGCATCCTCAAGCTGATCGAACCTCTGGAAGCCGATGGTACCTTGGTCAAGCGCGGCCGCGAATTGATCGAGCGCGAGATCCATTACTTCTCGGTGATCGAGCATGATGGCGTGATCTTCGGCTGCGCGGCGCTGTATCCGTTCCCGGCGGAAAAAATGGCCGAAATGGCCTGCCTGACTGTCAATCCGGAAGTGCAGGCGCAAGGCGACGGCGAACGTATCCTGAAGCACATGGAAAGCCGGGCGCGCGCGGCCGGCTTCACCAAGCTGTTCGTGCTGACCACCCGCACCTCGCACTGGTTCCTGCGGCGCGGCTTCGTCCACGCCACGGTCGACGACTTGCCGAAGGATCGCCAGCACATGTACAACTGGCAACGGAAATCGCTGGTATTGATCAAGACGCTGTAA
- a CDS encoding cupin-like domain-containing protein: protein MKQVERSPSIINDDWRRWIGENLVLGASPQSLSDVLVANGVRREEAEREVRMAFSSPYLQGASLAEKRLQNRLKKHDWVLDIYRTLNRQTPDSNLIERRHQLSRDDFYRQYYLLNKPVIITGMLDDWPAMTKWNFDFFRTHFGEREVEVQMGRSRDANYEINCTQHKHKMCLSAYLEMIESAQESNDFYMTANNSSANRQALAELWQDIGRLPEYLRPDSPDDGFLWLGPKGTRTPFHHDLTNNFMAQVIGRKHIKLIPACEVAYVYNHQHCYTPLDGHAIDYERFPLMRNVQVLDCELAPGELLFLPVGCWHYVEGLDASVTVSLINFLPENDYSKFYSTYAEL, encoded by the coding sequence ATGAAGCAGGTTGAACGTAGCCCCAGCATCATCAATGACGACTGGCGCCGTTGGATTGGCGAAAATCTGGTGTTGGGCGCAAGTCCGCAAAGCCTGTCCGATGTATTGGTCGCCAACGGCGTGAGGCGGGAAGAGGCGGAACGGGAAGTGCGGATGGCATTTTCCAGCCCCTACCTGCAAGGCGCAAGCCTGGCAGAAAAACGCCTCCAGAACCGCTTGAAAAAGCATGACTGGGTTCTTGATATCTACCGCACATTGAATCGTCAGACGCCCGACAGCAATCTGATTGAACGCCGCCATCAATTATCGCGCGACGATTTCTATCGCCAATATTATTTATTGAATAAACCGGTGATCATCACCGGCATGCTGGACGACTGGCCGGCCATGACGAAATGGAATTTCGATTTCTTTCGCACGCATTTCGGCGAGCGCGAAGTTGAAGTGCAAATGGGGCGCTCGCGGGATGCCAACTACGAGATCAATTGCACCCAGCATAAGCACAAGATGTGCTTGAGTGCTTATCTGGAAATGATCGAAAGTGCGCAGGAGAGCAATGATTTCTACATGACGGCCAACAATTCTTCAGCCAATCGACAAGCTTTGGCAGAGTTATGGCAAGACATCGGGCGCCTCCCAGAATACCTGAGGCCGGATTCGCCGGACGACGGTTTCCTGTGGCTGGGACCGAAGGGGACGCGAACGCCATTTCACCACGACCTGACCAATAACTTCATGGCACAGGTGATTGGCCGCAAGCATATCAAGTTGATCCCGGCTTGCGAAGTAGCGTATGTCTACAACCATCAACATTGCTACACGCCGCTCGATGGCCATGCCATCGATTACGAGCGCTTTCCACTGATGCGCAATGTGCAGGTGCTTGACTGCGAGCTGGCGCCCGGCGAACTGCTGTTTCTTCCGGTTGGGTGCTGGCACTACGTGGAAGGGTTGGACGCCAGCGTGACGGTGTCGCTGATTAACTTCCTGCCCGAGAATGACTACAGCAAGTTTTACTCAACCTATGCTGAGTTGTAG
- a CDS encoding copper-binding protein: MKTRSILPATITLALAASFHLPLAAIASEAVAASVEAAAMSVGEVKKIDKEAGKITIKHGPLANLDMPPMTMVFRVSDPAMLNQLQAGDQIKFVAERENGALTVMKMDVVK, from the coding sequence ATGAAAACACGTTCTATCCTGCCGGCGACGATCACCTTGGCATTAGCCGCTTCGTTCCATCTGCCGCTCGCGGCAATCGCCTCTGAAGCCGTGGCAGCATCCGTTGAGGCCGCGGCCATGTCTGTCGGCGAAGTAAAGAAAATTGATAAGGAAGCTGGCAAGATCACGATCAAGCACGGGCCTTTGGCGAATCTGGATATGCCACCGATGACGATGGTATTTCGAGTCAGCGACCCGGCAATGCTGAATCAGCTACAAGCCGGCGACCAGATCAAATTTGTCGCCGAAAGAGAAAATGGCGCCTTGACCGTGATGAAAATGGACGTCGTGAAGTGA
- a CDS encoding cupredoxin domain-containing protein gives MATTESIGATSFFHLQLFTLDQRNIFMKSILIASTLVFSLLSLNAFAHGEEGQDTSTEQQGGHAAASGRPGVAANVSKTMQIDMSDTMRFAPENISVKRGDTVKFIVTNSGKVKHEMVLGSIEELKEHAALMVKFPEMEHADANQVSLDPGKAGN, from the coding sequence ATGGCGACCACTGAGTCTATCGGGGCAACTTCGTTTTTCCATTTGCAGCTTTTCACTCTTGACCAAAGGAACATTTTCATGAAATCCATTTTGATCGCATCCACGCTGGTTTTTTCTCTGTTATCCCTCAATGCCTTTGCCCACGGCGAGGAAGGCCAAGACACCTCTACCGAACAGCAAGGTGGACACGCTGCGGCATCGGGCCGGCCCGGAGTTGCAGCCAACGTATCGAAAACGATGCAAATCGACATGAGCGACACTATGCGCTTTGCGCCAGAGAACATCTCGGTCAAACGCGGTGACACTGTCAAATTCATCGTCACGAACTCCGGCAAGGTCAAGCACGAAATGGTGCTCGGCTCCATCGAGGAACTGAAAGAGCATGCGGCCTTGATGGTGAAATTTCCAGAAATGGAACATGCCGACGCGAATCAGGTATCGCTTGATCCCGGCAAAGCCGGGAACTGA
- a CDS encoding TolC family protein, with product MAATQSVRYQEQVESAAAAGSELALKMAQAGNFNQLELTREQAFHADAIVQLARSRQQAVAAREQLIRLLGLSRAQSGFQLPQQLPELPDARPSLQDAETQAMSQRLDIAAAKLEVDGLQATLGLNRATRFINVMELAYLHNSEPGASRETGYQVSLEIPLFDWGSARVAKSEAIYMQAAHRLAAAATDAQSQVRASYQNYLTAYDLARHYRDQVLPLRKRISDEYLLRYNGMLSSVFELLADAREQANAVNATIDASRDFWIADNEMQLALGGP from the coding sequence GTGGCGGCAACGCAGAGCGTGCGCTACCAGGAGCAAGTCGAAAGCGCTGCAGCCGCTGGCAGCGAACTGGCGCTCAAGATGGCGCAGGCCGGCAATTTCAACCAGTTGGAACTGACCCGTGAACAGGCTTTCCACGCTGACGCCATAGTGCAATTGGCGCGCTCACGGCAGCAGGCAGTGGCGGCCCGTGAGCAGTTGATCCGCCTGCTCGGCTTGAGCCGCGCCCAAAGCGGGTTCCAGTTGCCACAGCAACTGCCGGAATTGCCGGATGCGCGTCCGTCGCTGCAGGACGCGGAGACGCAGGCTATGTCGCAGCGCCTCGATATCGCCGCAGCGAAACTGGAAGTCGACGGTCTGCAAGCCACACTTGGATTGAACCGGGCTACCCGCTTCATCAATGTGATGGAGCTGGCTTATCTGCACAACTCTGAGCCAGGCGCCTCGCGCGAAACCGGTTATCAGGTCAGCCTGGAAATCCCCTTGTTCGATTGGGGCAGCGCGCGCGTCGCCAAATCCGAAGCGATCTACATGCAGGCCGCGCATCGCCTGGCGGCAGCTGCGACAGATGCGCAATCGCAGGTACGCGCTTCCTATCAGAACTACCTGACCGCCTACGATCTGGCGCGACATTACCGCGACCAGGTGCTACCGCTCCGCAAACGCATCTCGGATGAGTATCTGCTGCGTTACAACGGCATGCTGTCGAGCGTGTTCGAACTGCTGGCCGATGCCCGCGAACAAGCCAATGCGGTCAACGCCACGATCGATGCCAGCCGCGATTTCTGGATCGCCGACAACGAAATGCAACTTGCGCTGGGCGGCCCCTGA